The nucleotide window GGAGGCTCGAGGATTGCAGGGCTGATTTTCATTATTGCCGCCTAATGAAATAGACGGTTGAGCTGCTGGGGAGATTTCTCTGCCAAACCAGGACTGGAAACAGGTGAGCCTCTGTGTGCGTTTTGCAGACTTCAAGGTACACTGCCTGCGTCAATGGCGGTGTCTTCCAGTGTCTTCTGGAAAAGGGCTAAGGCTGTtggagttcaaatcccagctcccccACTTAGAAGCCGAGTGGCCCTGGGCACGTTACctgatctctctgtgcctcaccttCCTCATGTTTAAAAGCGAGGCCGGTAATTTGTGCTCCCTTTCTAGAGTTGCGAACATAAATGCACATAGATGAGTTCCTTTAAAGCATCTAGAACTGTGCTAGTCGCTAGCAGGGCCTCTGTGCTAATAGCGTCATTGGGTTGACAGGTCGTAAACACATCCGTCGGGAGTTGGTAACGATCCCCCAGAACAGAAGATACCGGCGGGTGTTGTGTTAGAAAGTGACAAGGTGGTACTTAAAATTAGGTGGTCGGGGAAAGAGTCTCAGAGGTAACGTTTGGGCTGAGACTAAAGTAACACAACAGGGCCAAGTGTTCAGGGTAGAGGACACAGCACGGGCAGTGGCTGGGCCGTAAGAGAGTCTGTGTCACGGGCCGGATCCCACAGGGCTCCTTAGGCCACGGGAAGGGTCTGTATTTCACTGCAAGTGGGACAGGAAACTGCTGGCGAATTCTTAGCAGGAGAGTGACATTGTCGCCCCTGGAAGGGCAGGAATGGAAGTGAGAGACCGGTGGGCAGAGGCCACAGAGATCAGTCCGTGGATGTATCCAGGGGAGGATGGTGTTTTGGAGCTGGAGGGATATGGCCGGATTCGGGGTCCCTTTGGGAAGTGACGCCAAGGGGATTTGCTTGCTGACATTTCCAGGGCAGGGGAGGTGCCCTGGAGCCGGGCAGATGGCACATCAGAGGGCCCTGAGGCCTGGGAGCTGGAGGGGGCGGGCACCTGGGGGGCGGTCACCTCATGTGACTCCGGTGCCTCTTCTCACAGGGGCTGCATAGCGTTCGAGGGCCCCTATCCCTGGGCAAACTTCACCATCCTGGCCTTGGGCGTGTGGGCCGTTGCTCAGAGGGACTCCATCGACGCCATAAGCCTGGTGAGGCGGGGGACGCAGCGAGAGGACTAGCTTCAGGGTGGTcgtggcccccccccccgggtctcCCCCTCACCCATCctgatcctctctcctcctcGTGCCCCCGTTTTCCATTCTCTAAAGCCTTGTGAATAAGCCCACCCAGGCTACCAGCCCACGTGTGTCTTCACTAGCCTGGCCTGCTTCTCGGCCTGCCGGGCCCAGAGTGCCCCGAGTCTGCTCAGGGCCTTCCCCGAGAGAGTGGCACGGGTGGGgtccccccaggcgccccagagtggCCGCTCCTCGATGGCACTGGACCCCTTTCCTGTAACCCACCTCTAGGTTCTGGTGGGGAGGGATGTGGCTGGAGACCCACGAAGAGGGAGCTCCTGTACTTACGAGGTCAGAGTGGACACAGCCCTGCTGAGCTCTGTCATGGACACCCGCTACGCCCCGGCGGGCAGTGGGCGCTCCAGCACCGGCCCGTCAGGATGACCGAGGAAGGGCTTCCCTGGTGCTGGAGACAGATTGGGTGAACTCCAAGGGACCTGTGTCTTGGAGGTTCTGGAGCTAAGTCTCGTGCCCCATCATGGCCTCAAGGGCAAcaggggcagtggtggggggtggggctctggTGGAGCCACAGGCTAGGTCCGGACCGGGTCCCCGCGTCCCCGCGTCCCCACGTCCCCGTACTCGGTGCTACAGTCCTCGGGCAGGCGCCTCATCCACAGGGTCCTGCCTGCTTGCTGATGTGTTTTGCAGCAAAGCCTGAGGACACAGGAGGGCACAGACAGAGCTTCCGGTCTGGTatatgggaggggtggggggcgggggcatgaGGGCATGATAGGGCACCGGCACGCTCTTAAGCACTGGTGACACATGGTCACCACGGGCCCTGCGCCTGGCCTGTCTTGCAGTTTCTGGGTGGCTTGGCGGCCACCATCTTCCTGGACATCGTCCACATCAGCATCTTCTACCAGCGGACCGGCTTCTCGGACACGGAGCGCTTTGGTGCCGGCATGGCCATCCTCAGCCTGCTCCTCAAGCCCTTGTCCTGCTGCTTCGTCTACCACATGTACCGGGAGCGCGGGGGTGAGCTCCTGCTCCATATTGGTGAGGCCACCACCTGCGGCCGGCTCCCTGACTGTCCTGTCCCCGGCCCAGGTGCTGGCAGCGCCTTCCTCGTCTCCCCTGACTCTGTCTAGCCTGGCCCACAGCCCCTGCCCGAGTGGGCCGTCCTTGCCCTGGGGACAAAGGCTCAAGGTGCAGGGAGGAGTGTGGTGTGGACACTGAACCCCAGACCAGGAGACGTGC belongs to Panthera tigris isolate Pti1 chromosome C1, P.tigris_Pti1_mat1.1, whole genome shotgun sequence and includes:
- the LOC102957088 gene encoding type-1 angiotensin II receptor-associated protein isoform X2; this encodes MELPTVNLKTILLVHWLLTTWGCIAFEGPYPWANFTILALGVWAVAQRDSIDAISLFLGGLAATIFLDIVHISIFYQRTGFSDTERFGAGMAILSLLLKPLSCCFVYHMYRERGGFLGPSQERSDYQTIDSSEAPADPFGGSESRGHAPQGY
- the LOC102957088 gene encoding type-1 angiotensin II receptor-associated protein isoform X1 → MELPTVNLKTILLVHWLLTTWGCIAFEGPYPWANFTILALGVWAVAQRDSIDAISLFLGGLAATIFLDIVHISIFYQRTGFSDTERFGAGMAILSLLLKPLSCCFVYHMYRERGGELLLHIGFLGPSQERSDYQTIDSSEAPADPFGGSESRGHAPQGY